One Camelina sativa cultivar DH55 chromosome 3, Cs, whole genome shotgun sequence genomic window carries:
- the LOC104776836 gene encoding uncharacterized protein LOC104776836 encodes MPPSPALRCSPGRELPGKKHRRGHSIEYGILFRDKDDDLALFSEMQDKERDSFLLQSSDDLEDAFSTKLKHFSEFTIPVQGESSRLLTAEGDKNDYDWLLTPPDTPLFPSLDDQPPAASVVRRGRPQSQISLSRSSTMEKSRRSSKGSASPNRLSTSPRAENMQQIRGRPSSARHPSPASGRRSATPVRRISPTPGKPSGPVSRSPTPTSRRMSTGSTTTALPAVRGTSPVSSSRGNSPSPKIKVWQSNIPGFSLDAPPNLRTSLGDRPASYVRGSSPASRNGRDAVSTRSRKSVSPSASRSVSSSHSHERDRFSSHSKGSVASSGDDDLHSLQSIPVGGSDRAVSKRASLSPNSRTSRSSKLLSPGSAPRRPFESALRPMDHPKSHHSMFRPLASSLPSTGIYSGKSSSSYHHIMLRHSTATVGSNSSSGQVTGFMPDTKGNDPVPVFQSEVENLAYPDKHGESTAFGMVNLSNESSRHESHESSFSDQLGDMDQGYAVECESSGNEEVSHHDFDVENSSTHGSLHVGSEFLEGVALETMEVCVRCGSHYRATEATISEINICPECREEHIFAETGSPGTTRVLDENSPKQSQEIFDENKSYVEKIPVINALESLPAVMVEAEMMETQENIEQCDNSYEQEQYHLHASSISRALEEQNVDTPSCQDATQSSTGCGLLSIGTKDSQTQLSDKHHDVKIDSSGRGDVPLIIKRSVSMKSPFIPANTSSCFTRSYEGFSYLRDRSISLRSSTETASASSSWDYGSSIRKGSHIRQRSGSTLDLETHRYDTNSKSLSTMSSSSGMSSHALQALNVMPEDSFEVCAAQMTYTQDETHKESHTEIQDSECKETNVMNADFGESVGLVGDLAEHNPVVIDDGCSENGDDVANTVISKVETTESPAYVRSISDLGASPITDESSLNDHSRLQEKDGNEISHGSSTTTALEIEPESCIPETPGVEVHDEVSESECSLNAVDDCSEKSMAHPSVDHHNSLVPANEILDESTVRVECPGGKEPRSLTLEEATDTILFCSSIVHDIVYQAATLAVDKAKDVPDEEEMLHPTVTVLGKSNANRSSYGLGGGTKAKKKNAKSAKASRKQTETEEKTQVVEIENDENAGEAVMIRNVGVPPGKGENLKPPPKLESNAIAQ; translated from the exons ATGCCTCCTTCCCCGGCATTGAGATGCTCTCCTGGGAGGGAACTTCCTGGGAAGAAACACAGACGAGGCCACAGCATTGAGTATGGGATACTGTTCAGAGATAAAGACGACGATCTTGCCTTGTTTAGTGAGATgcaagacaaagaaagagatagTTTCTTGCTTCAGTCATCTGATGATCTTGAAGATGCAtttt CTACAAAATTAAAGCACTTTTCGGAGTTCACCATCCCTGTTCAAGGGGAGAGTAGCAGATTGCTCACTGCAGAGGGAGATAAGAATGACTATGATTG GTTGCTGACGCCTCCAGACACACCACTTTTTCCTTCATTGGATGACCAACCGCCAGCAGCTAGCGTTGTCCGAAGAGGGAGACCACAGAGTCAGATCTCATTATCTAGATCATCCACG ATGGAGAAGAGTCGCCGTAGCAGCAAGGGCAGTGCCAGCCCGAATCGCTTAAGTACATCTCCCCGAGCTGAAAATATGCAGCAGATAAGGGGAAGGCCATCATCAGCACGCCATCCTAGTCCAGCGTCTGGTCGACGATCAGCTACCCCAGTTAGGAGGATTTCTCCTACTCCAGGAAAACCTTCAGGACCTGTATCAAGATCTCCGACCCCAACTTCACGAAGGATGAGCACTGGGTCAACTACCACGGCATTGCCAGCTGTCAGGGGAACTTCTCCTGTCAGTTCTAGTCGAGGCAACTCTCCCTCTCCCAAAATAAAAGTGTGGCAGTCAAACATTCCTGGTTTCTCCTTGGATGCGCCACCAAATCTCCGAACTTCTTTGGGTGATCGACCAGCATCCTATGTAAGAGGTTCTTCGCCAGCATCCAGAAATGGCAGGGATGCAGTTTCAACACGCAGCAGAAAATCTGTTTCTCCTAGTGCTTCCAGAAGTGTCAGTTCATCTCACAGTCATGAGCGTGATCGGTTTAGTTCTCATAGTAAAGGCTCTGTAGCATCATCTGGAGATGATGATCTTCATTCTTTACAGTCTATTCCTGTAGGTGGCTCAGACCGTGCAGTTTCAAAAAGAGCTAGCCTTTCTCCAAATAGTAGAACTTCTAGATCTTCAAAATTACTGTCACCTGGTTCAGCACCGAGAAGGCCGTTTGAGTCTGCTCTTCGTCCAATG GATCATCCTAAAAGCCATCATAGCATGTTTAGGCCTCTTGCTTCTAGCCTTCCTAGCACAGGCATTTATTCTGGGAAAAGTAGTTCGTCTTACCATCACATTATGTTAAGACATTCTACTGCAACAGTGGGGAGCAACTCAAGTTCTGGCCAAGTTACAGGATTCATGCCAGACACTAAAGGGAATGATCCAGTCCCTGTATTCCAATCTGAAGTTGAAAATTTGGCTTATCCGGATAAACATGGAGAAAGTACTGCCTTTGGCATGGTAAATTTATCAAATGAAAGTAGTAGACATGAGAGTCATGAGAGTTCTTTCAGTGATCAACTTGGTGATATGGATCAAGGTTATGCTGTTGAATGTGAGTCTAGCGGGAATGAGGAGGTCAGCCACCATGATTTTGATGTTGAAAACAGTTCGACTCATGGTAGTCTTCATGTAGGCAGTGAATTTTTAGAAGGGGTCGCTCTTGAAACTATGGAGGTTTGTGTTAGATGTGGTTCTCACTATCGTGCTACTGAAGCAACGATAAGCGAGATAAATATTTGTCCAGAGTGCAGGGAGGAACACATTTTCGCGGAAACAGGTTCCCCTGGAACAACAAGAGTTCTTGATGAAAATTCCCCAAAGCAGTCTCAGGAAATTTTCGATGAAAACAAGTCATATGTTGAAAAAATCCCTGTGATAAATGCGCTGGAATCGCTGCCTGCTGTTATGGTTGAGGCAGAAATGATGGAGACACAAGAAAATATTGAGCAGTGTGATAATTCCTATGAGCAAGAACAATATCATCTGCACGCGAGCTCTATTTCCAGGGCTTTGGAAGAGCAAAATGTGGATACGCCCAGTTGCCAGGATGCAACTCAGTCTTCTACTGGCTGTGGTCTATTGAGTATAGGCACAAAAGATTCTCAAACTCAGCTTTCTGATAAGCATCATGATGTGAAGATTGATTCTTCAGGACGTGGAGACGTTCCTTTGATTATAAAGAGATCAGTCAGTATGAAGTCACCTTTTATTCCAGCTAACACCTCCAGTTGTTTCACCAGATCGTATGAGGGATTTTCTTATTTAAGGGATAGAAGTATTAGTCTTAGAAGCTCCACAGAAACTGCTTCCGCATCGTCATCCTGGGATTACGGTTCCTCTATAAGAAAGGGAAGCCATATACGACAACGAAGCGGTAGTACACTTGACTTGGAGACTCATAGGTACGATACCAACTCCAAGTCCCTGAGCaccatgtcatcatcatcaggcaTGTCAAGTCACGCTTTGCAGGCTCTAAATGTCATGCCAGAGGACAGTTTTGAAGTGTGTGCTGCCCAAATGACATATACGCAAGATGAAACTCACAAAGAATCTCACACTGAAATCCAAGATTCGGAGTGTAAAGAAACCAATGTGATGAATGCTGATTTCGGTGAAAGCGTTGGATTAGTTGGTGATCTGGCAGAGCATAATCCGGTGGTAATTGACGATGGATGTTCTGAAAATGGAGATGATGTAGCCAATACTGTGATAAGCAAAGTGGAGACAACAGAATCACCGGCATATGTAAGGAGCATATCGGATTTAGGAGCATCACCTATCACTGATGAAAGCTCTTTGAATGATCACTCTAGGCTACAAGAAAAGGATGGAAACGAAATTTCTCACGGTTCATCCACCACAACAGCCTTAGAAATAGAACCTGAGAGTTGTATACCTGAGACACCTGGTGTAGAGGTTCATGATGAAGTTTCCGAGTCAGAATGCAGCCTAAATGCAGTGGATGACTGCTCAGAAAAGAGTATGGCACATCCTTCTGTGGACCACCACAACTCCTTGGTTCCCGCAAATGAAATTTTAG ACGAGTCGACCGTGCGTGTGGAGTGTCCCGGTGGAAAAGAGCCGAGGAGCCTCACGCTGGAAGAAGCCACTGATACAATACTGTTCTGCAGCTCCATCGTTCATGATATAGTGTACCAGGCAGCAACATTAGCAGTGGATAAAGCAAAGGATGTgccagatgaagaagaaatgttGCATCCAACAGTGACAGTACTTGGGAAGTCGAATGCGAACAGGAGTAGTTATGGACTTGGCGGTGGAACGAAGGCGAAGAAAAAGAATGCCAAATCCGCAAAAGCAAGTCGGAAACAAACGGAAACAGAGGAGAAAACACAAGTAGTTGAAATAGAGAATGATGAAAATGCAGGTGAAGCAGTGATGATACGGAACGTAGGAGTTCCTCCTGGTAAAGGAGAGAATTTGAAACCTCCGCCTAAGCTGGAGTCAAATGCAATTGCTCAATAA